TGCTGACTGCTCTGGTCGGTGTGGCGCTGAACAAGCTGGCGATCGAACCGGCAAGGGGCGCTCCGGTTGTCTCGCTGATCATCATCACCATTGGCGCATCCATTTTCATTCGCGGCGCTGCGCAATTGGTTTTTGACAAGCAGTTGCATCGTTTCCCGTCTTTTTCCGGTGACGAACCGATCCGCCTGCTGGGGGCCGCGATCCTGCCGCAGAGCCTTTGGGTGGTTGGTGGTGCCTTCTTTATTTTTATCGGCCTTTGGGCCTTCTTCACAAAGACCCTGACCGGTAAAGCCGTTTTGGCCACGGCCAATAACAGGCTGGCAGCACAGCTGGTCGGCATCAATACCGGCTGGGTGATGACCCTTTCCTTCTCCCTGTCTGCTGCCATCGGGGCGCTGGCGGGGGTGCTGGTTACCCCCATTACACTGGTGGCCTATGACGTTGGTGTCGGGCTGGCGCTCAAGGGCTTTGCGGCTGCCATGCTGGGCGGAATGGGTAACCCCAAGGGCGCATTGGTTGGAGGCATTCTGCTCGGTCTGCTCGAAGCGCTGACCGCCGGATATCTCAGCTCGCAATATAAGGATGCGGTGGCCTTTATCGTTATTCTGGCGGTGCTGTTTGCCATGCCTCAGGGCCTGTTCGGCGCCAAGAGAACCGAGAGGGTCTGAGCCATGCAAACTTATTCCAAATGGATACAATTGGCCATTCTCTTCGTTCTGATCGTGGCCCTGCCGATTTTCTTCCCGTCGGGATATTATTTCCGCGTCGGTGCGTTGATTTTCGTGAATGCCTTAAGTGTTGTCGGGCTGGTTATCCTTATCGGATATGCGGGCCAGATCAGTCTGGGGCATGCCGGGTTCGCCGGGATCGGAGCTTACGCTTGTGCGTTGGGGCCGCAATATCTAGAGTTGCATCCGGCTTTGTCTGTTCTGCTGGGCGCTTTTGTTTCCGCTATCATGGCAGTATTGATCGGCAAGCCGATCTTGCGGCTCAAGGGCTATTATCTGGCTGTGGCAACGCTGGGATTTGGCATTCTGGTTTCCATGCTGTTGACCAATGAGCGGGCTTTGACGGGTGGGCCAGATGGAATGGCGGTTGCCAAGCTGGGACTTAAAGGTGTTCTGAAGGATTTCGGCATCAAGCTTTCCACTGGCGAGTTCTGGTATCTGCTCTGTGGTTTTGTGCTGCTCATTGGGGTCTGGGTCGCTCTCAATCTGTTTAACAGCCCCACGGGGCGAGCCATGCGGGCGTTGCACGGATCGGAAGTGGCGGCGCGCACGGTGGGTATCGATGTGGCGCAGGTCAAGCTGCAGGCATTTGTTATTTCAGCGGTTTATGCATCGGTTGCCGGTTCTCTGCTGGCCTTGCAAAACAGTTTCATCACCCCGGACGTTGCCGGTTTTATGCATTCGATTGAAATGGTTACGATGGCGGTGCTGGGGGGCGTGAATTCCGTTTTGGGCGCAACGCTCGGTGCGGCAATCCTTACCTTGCTGCCTCAGGTCCTGACGGTGTTTGCCGAATATGAGCAGTTGATCATGGGGCTGGTGATGATCCTTGTGATGATTTTCTTGCCAAAAGGGTTGCTTCCTTCCATAGCAGCCAAGCTGAGAGGGAGGGGAGAATGACGCTTTTACAAGTCGAAGGTCTTGGCATCAGCTTCGGTGGTCTGCGAGCCGTCAACAATGTGGGCTTCTCGGCCAAACCTGGCGAGATCGTCTCGGTGATCGGGCCCAATGGGGCAGGCAAGACCACGCTGTTCAATATGATTTCCGGTGTCTATTCGCCCGATACCGGACGGGTGATGCTGGATGGGCAAGAGGTTACGTGCCTTGAGCCCCATCTTCTGGCACGTATGGGCATGACACGTACATTCCAGAACTTGCAGATCTTTCAGGACATGACGGTGCTTGAGAATGTGATTGTCGGGTTTCATCTGGCAGAGCGAGGGCACTTGCTCTCGGACATCCTGTCACTGCCCGGCACGCGGCGCCGGTCGGCTGACGCTCGGTTCAAGGCCATGGAATTGCTCCGGCGTGTGCGGCTCGACAAGGCGGCCGAACTGGTGGCGGGGAATCTTTCCTACGGAGCGCTCAAGCGGCTGGAAATCGTGCGGGCTCTGGCCATGTCGCCGCGCGTGTTGCTGCTGGATGAGCCTGCTGCTGGCTGCAATGCGGTTGAAACCGAAGAGATTGATGAATTCATCGCGGAGCTTGCTGCATCGGGCATCGCCATTCTGCTGGTTGAGCATGACATGAAAATGGTGATGCGAATTTCCAACCATATCGTTGTACTCGATCATGGCGTGAAGATAGCAGAGGGCAAGCCGGATGAAGTTTCGCGAAATCCGGACGTTATCTCTGCCTATCTGGGGGCAGGCCAAGCTTCAGAGCCGCTCGATCATGGTGAGCCGGAAGAGATAAAGGAGGCTGCCAATGCTGACGGTTGAGAAATTGCATTCTGCCTATGGGCGCATCGAAGTGCTGCACGGTATCGATCTTGAGGTCAATTCGGGCGAGATCGTCACGGTGGTTGGCGCCAACGGGGCGGGCAAGACAACACTTTTGAAATGCCTTTCTGGCACGCAGCCTGTAACCGGTGGCCGGATCGATTTTCGCGGTGAGGCGATTACGAAAGTGCCAGCCTTCAAGCGCCTTGAGCGCGGGTTGGCGCAATCGCCGGAAGGGCGGCAGATTTTCACCAACCTTTCCGTTGAGGAAAACCTGCGTCTGGGGGCCTTTCTCTATACCGATGATCGCGTGGCTGCAGACATGGACGATGCCTTCACCATGTTCCCGATCCTCAAGGAAAAGCGCAACCTGATGGCCGGAGGGCTTTCAGGCGGCCAGCAACAAATGCTGGCGATTGCTCGGG
This window of the uncultured Cohaesibacter sp. genome carries:
- a CDS encoding branched-chain amino acid ABC transporter permease; the protein is MQTYSKWIQLAILFVLIVALPIFFPSGYYFRVGALIFVNALSVVGLVILIGYAGQISLGHAGFAGIGAYACALGPQYLELHPALSVLLGAFVSAIMAVLIGKPILRLKGYYLAVATLGFGILVSMLLTNERALTGGPDGMAVAKLGLKGVLKDFGIKLSTGEFWYLLCGFVLLIGVWVALNLFNSPTGRAMRALHGSEVAARTVGIDVAQVKLQAFVISAVYASVAGSLLALQNSFITPDVAGFMHSIEMVTMAVLGGVNSVLGATLGAAILTLLPQVLTVFAEYEQLIMGLVMILVMIFLPKGLLPSIAAKLRGRGE
- a CDS encoding branched-chain amino acid ABC transporter permease is translated as MDALMQFLLSGVTVGAVYALVALGFTIIYNASDVVNFAQGEFVMLGGMITVFAHAAGLPLPLAALIAILLTALVGVALNKLAIEPARGAPVVSLIIITIGASIFIRGAAQLVFDKQLHRFPSFSGDEPIRLLGAAILPQSLWVVGGAFFIFIGLWAFFTKTLTGKAVLATANNRLAAQLVGINTGWVMTLSFSLSAAIGALAGVLVTPITLVAYDVGVGLALKGFAAAMLGGMGNPKGALVGGILLGLLEALTAGYLSSQYKDAVAFIVILAVLFAMPQGLFGAKRTERV
- a CDS encoding ABC transporter ATP-binding protein: MLTVEKLHSAYGRIEVLHGIDLEVNSGEIVTVVGANGAGKTTLLKCLSGTQPVTGGRIDFRGEAITKVPAFKRLERGLAQSPEGRQIFTNLSVEENLRLGAFLYTDDRVAADMDDAFTMFPILKEKRNLMAGGLSGGQQQMLAIARALMGRPHCLLLDEPSMGLAPLLVAQIFDVVESLKAQNVTVLLVEQNAFGALKIADRGYVMETGRVTISGPAEELIADPRIREAYLGI
- a CDS encoding ABC transporter ATP-binding protein, whose product is MTLLQVEGLGISFGGLRAVNNVGFSAKPGEIVSVIGPNGAGKTTLFNMISGVYSPDTGRVMLDGQEVTCLEPHLLARMGMTRTFQNLQIFQDMTVLENVIVGFHLAERGHLLSDILSLPGTRRRSADARFKAMELLRRVRLDKAAELVAGNLSYGALKRLEIVRALAMSPRVLLLDEPAAGCNAVETEEIDEFIAELAASGIAILLVEHDMKMVMRISNHIVVLDHGVKIAEGKPDEVSRNPDVISAYLGAGQASEPLDHGEPEEIKEAANADG